Proteins from a genomic interval of Croceicoccus naphthovorans:
- a CDS encoding GDCCVxC domain-containing (seleno)protein: protein MIKLKSEITCPTCGYKKLERMPTDACWFFYDCNGCGVKLRPNAGDCCVFCSFGTIPCPPIQETRADRKGATCCGGR from the coding sequence ATGATCAAACTGAAGTCCGAGATCACATGCCCTACTTGCGGGTACAAAAAGCTCGAAAGAATGCCGACGGATGCCTGCTGGTTTTTCTACGATTGCAATGGTTGCGGTGTGAAACTCCGCCCCAATGCGGGCGATTGCTGTGTCTTCTGCTCATTCGGCACCATCCCCTGCCCGCCGATCCAGGAAACGCGTGCCGATCGCAAGGGCGCCACATGTTGCGGAGGGCGGTGA
- a CDS encoding heavy-metal-associated domain-containing protein, producing the protein MKKTMIVAVAILGLAGAGIWAATLFPPNSDERVQQNSAHLQSASFAVENMTCATCPITVRRAMEGVAGVHEVTIDYETRTATAQFDPERTTTSAIAAASTEAGYPAILSESAL; encoded by the coding sequence ATGAAGAAGACGATGATCGTCGCAGTTGCGATACTGGGACTGGCCGGAGCGGGTATCTGGGCAGCGACCTTGTTTCCGCCAAACTCCGACGAACGGGTTCAACAAAATTCCGCGCATCTGCAATCGGCAAGTTTTGCGGTCGAGAATATGACCTGCGCGACCTGCCCGATAACGGTTCGGCGCGCGATGGAAGGCGTGGCAGGCGTGCACGAGGTGACTATCGATTACGAGACCAGGACGGCGACTGCGCAGTTCGATCCTGAGCGAACAACCACAAGCGCGATCGCCGCGGCGTCGACCGAGGCCGGATATCCGGCGATCCTTTCAGAGAGCGCGCTATGA
- a CDS encoding mercuric transporter MerT family protein: MTICQLVLEPVVTQGVHWFPWSIKCTRTRSAYGRARDRSRRYSPRPAVLPAVIAEPCISGAWIGNLTALEPYKWVFIAIAVVFLALGFRHVYFRQAEPAKTEHIARGPEQTCSSKAPCGWRPYWSLPRPRSSGGRRNSTSPVYS; this comes from the coding sequence ATGACCATATGCCAATTAGTGCTTGAACCTGTAGTTACACAGGGAGTACATTGGTTTCCATGGTCGATCAAATGCACAAGAACGCGCAGCGCTTATGGGCGAGCGCGGGACCGCTCGCGCCGATACTCGCCTCGTCCTGCTGTATTGCCCGCTGTTATTGCTGAGCCTTGCATCAGCGGCGCGTGGATCGGCAATCTCACTGCGCTCGAACCGTACAAATGGGTATTTATCGCCATTGCGGTTGTCTTTTTGGCCCTTGGATTCCGGCACGTCTATTTTCGGCAAGCCGAACCTGCGAAGACGGAACATATTGCGCGCGGCCCGGAGCAAACCTGCTCGTCAAAAGCTCCCTGTGGCTGGCGACCGTATTGGTCGCTGCCTCGTCCACGGTCGAGTGGTGGGCGCCGCAATTCTACTAGCCCGGTTTATTCATGA
- a CDS encoding MerR family DNA-binding transcriptional regulator produces MTASQVIKRGELARRSGCNLETIRYYENIGLLQPPSVRQAGTGSITGDQARLGFILRRPRSGFFDRGAQKPASASLIRTPTAAARFGI; encoded by the coding sequence ATGACAGCATCGCAAGTGATCAAACGGGGAGAACTGGCCAGACGGTCGGGCTGCAACCTTGAGACAATCCGCTACTACGAGAACATCGGTCTGCTTCAGCCTCCGAGCGTACGGCAAGCGGGCACAGGCTCTATCACCGGCGACCAGGCGCGGCTCGGCTTTATCTTGCGCAGGCCGCGATCTGGGTTTTTCGATCGAGGAGCTCAAAAGCCTGCCTCAGCCTCGTTGATTCGCACCCCTACAGCTGCGGCGAGGTTCGGGATCTGA
- a CDS encoding sensor histidine kinase, translating to MTLATLLATIFETYPAFSERRIAISGPDIAVESRAATPVALVFHELATNAMKYGALSNPEGRISLDLSTEDEMVRFRWREHGAHIDKASEPQTGFGSRLIELAVKQQLGGNYERTWHDDGVELVMDVRKSRLQEPS from the coding sequence GTGACCCTCGCCACGCTGCTTGCGACGATCTTCGAGACCTATCCTGCCTTTTCCGAAAGAAGGATTGCTATTTCCGGCCCCGATATCGCGGTCGAAAGCCGCGCCGCCACGCCGGTTGCATTGGTGTTCCACGAGCTGGCTACCAACGCGATGAAGTACGGAGCTCTGTCCAATCCCGAGGGAAGGATTTCGCTGGACCTTTCAACCGAGGACGAGATGGTCCGCTTCCGCTGGAGGGAACACGGAGCTCACATCGACAAGGCGAGTGAGCCTCAAACGGGTTTCGGAAGTCGCCTCATCGAGTTGGCCGTGAAGCAACAGCTAGGAGGCAATTACGAGAGAACCTGGCATGACGATGGCGTTGAACTCGTCATGGATGTCCGAAAAAGCAGGTTGCAGGAGCCTAGTTAA
- a CDS encoding sensor histidine kinase codes for MYGYRRAEAHRLQNEILSQELSHRIKNIFAIVSGLISLTARANEAFGEASRDLLGRISRWGARTNSSGPTAKSPSPRARK; via the coding sequence TTGTACGGATATCGACGAGCAGAAGCGCACCGCCTCCAAAACGAAATCCTGAGTCAAGAGCTCAGCCATCGCATCAAGAACATCTTCGCGATTGTTTCCGGTTTGATCAGCCTGACAGCGCGCGCAAATGAAGCGTTCGGTGAAGCGTCGCGCGACCTGCTGGGCCGGATTTCGCGCTGGGGCGCGCGCACGAATTCGTCCGGCCCCACAGCGAAAAGTCCCAGCCCGAGGGCAAGGAAGTGA
- a CDS encoding acyl-homoserine-lactone synthase: MRAVIKFTGNLHAAKQRYKWCKPGRSALRAMFEARKRVFVDLLGWDVPVLDGTFEIDQFDTPSAAYLVLTGEKCEHRASARLLRSDGPHILRDLFPQLCTGPVPQDEAFREITRFCIDPTLPRADRRSVRNQLVSALADFAISEGISGYSAVAQCPGSVRSPSSAGAASSLDRAFLSMGSSLSLFASTSIRIHAQLANAGIYCRNPQPEAYGGMELAA; encoded by the coding sequence ATGCGAGCAGTCATCAAGTTCACAGGTAATCTTCATGCAGCAAAGCAGCGGTATAAATGGTGCAAACCTGGTCGATCGGCACTTCGCGCCATGTTCGAGGCGCGCAAGCGCGTGTTCGTGGATCTTCTTGGGTGGGACGTTCCGGTGCTCGACGGGACCTTTGAAATCGACCAGTTCGATACGCCCTCGGCCGCCTATCTCGTCCTCACCGGCGAAAAGTGCGAGCATCGCGCATCGGCCCGGCTCCTGCGTTCTGATGGACCTCATATCTTACGCGATCTCTTTCCGCAGCTGTGCACCGGACCTGTTCCGCAGGATGAGGCATTTCGCGAGATTACCCGATTCTGTATCGATCCCACGTTGCCGCGCGCTGATCGCCGGAGTGTCCGCAACCAGCTCGTCTCCGCACTCGCCGATTTTGCAATATCGGAAGGGATCTCTGGTTATTCGGCGGTCGCCCAGTGCCCTGGTTCCGTCAGATCGCCCAGTTCGGCTGGCGCTGCCAGCAGCTTGGACCGTGCGTTTCTATCGATGGGCAGCAGCTTGTCGCTCTTCGCATCGACATCGATCAGGATACACGCGCAACTCGCCAACGCAGGGATCTACTGCCGCAATCCTCAGCCGGAAGCCTATGGTGGTATGGAGCTGGCAGCATGA
- a CDS encoding integrase arm-type DNA-binding domain-containing protein: protein MATGKISKRTVDSLPVGPKENYLWDTDLKGFGVKITAAGSISYIIQFRMGGREAKTRRFTIGSHGSPWTPTTARLEAGAIVGDCCAGH from the coding sequence ATGGCAACAGGAAAAATCAGCAAGCGCACGGTCGATTCGCTCCCGGTTGGACCAAAGGAAAACTATCTTTGGGACACCGATCTTAAGGGCTTTGGCGTCAAGATTACAGCTGCTGGATCAATCAGTTACATAATCCAGTTCCGAATGGGCGGACGAGAAGCGAAGACCCGTCGTTTCACGATCGGATCACATGGATCGCCCTGGACACCGACTACTGCACGCTTGGAGGCTGGAGCGATTGTTGGTGATTGTTGCGCAGGGCATTGA